A part of Caloenas nicobarica isolate bCalNic1 chromosome 10, bCalNic1.hap1, whole genome shotgun sequence genomic DNA contains:
- the SELENOS gene encoding selenoprotein S isoform X2 — translation MDLGAGGAGPGPGQAALGRGGLEVLQHTVGSLLASYGWYILLAAVAIYLLMQKVSQSLAARSSGRAGAADAALEPEVVVRRQEALAAARLRMQEELNAQAERYKEKQRQLEEEKRRQKIAMWESMQEGKSYKGNLKLNQHEVESGASTSSAVPKSKPNKKPLRGGGRKQNAPYKRALYR, via the exons atGGACTtgggggccggcggggccgggccgggtcCCGGGCAGGCGGCGCTGGGCCGGGGCGGGCTGGAGGTTCTGCAGCACAcgg TGGGCTCCCTGCTGGCCAGCTATGGCTGGTACATCCTCTTGGCCGCCGTCGCCATCTACCTCCTCATGCAGAAGGTGTCCCAGAGCCTGGCGGCCCGGTCGAGCGGCCGGGCGGGAGCAGCTGACGCAGCTCTGG AACCTGAAGTGGTGGTAAGAAGGCAGGAAGCTTTGGCAGCAGCTCGCCTCAGGATGCAAGAGGAGTTGAATGCACAAGCAgaaagatacaaagaaaaacaaagacag cttgaagaagaaaagagaaggcagaaaatagCCATGTGGGAAAGTatgcaagaaggaaaaagctaTAAAGGAAACCTGAAACTGAATCAG CATGAAGTAGAATCCGGTGCCTCCACCTCATCAGCAGTCcccaaatccaaaccaaacaaaaagcccttGCGAGGAGGTG ggaGGAAACAAAATGCGCCTTACAAACGAGCTCTTTACCGCTGA
- the SNRPA1 gene encoding U2 small nuclear ribonucleoprotein A', translating into MVKLTAELIEQAAQYTNAVRDRELDLRGYKIPVIENLGATLDQFDAIDFSDNEIRKLDGFPLLRRLKTLLMNNNRICRIGESLEQALPSLTELILTNNNIAELGELDPLATIKSLTYLSILRNPVTNKKHYRLYVIHKVPQVRVLDFQKVKLKERQEAEKMFKGKRGAQLAKDIARRTKTFNPGAGLPTDKKKAGPSPGDVEAIKTAIANATTLAEVERLKGLLQAGQIPGRERKSGPSEDAEEEMEEDPVPNGS; encoded by the exons atGGTGAAGCTCACGGCGGAGCTGATCGAGCAGGCGGCTCAATACACCAACGCCGTCCGCGACCGCGAGCTCGACCTGCGCG GCTATAAAATCCCTGTTATTGAGAACCTGGGTGCCACTCTGGACCAGTTCGATGCGATTGATTTCTCTGACAATGAGATCCGTAAACTGGATGGGTTCCCTCTGTTGAGGCGGCTGAAAACTCTTCTGATGAATAACAATAGGATTTG TCGGATTGGTGAAAGCCTTGAGCAGGCTCTGCCCAGCCTGACGGAGCTCATTCTTACCAACAACAACATTGCTGAGCTG GGTGAACTGGATCCATTAGCAACTATTAAATCCCTGACTTACCTGAG CATTTTAAGGAATCCTGTAACAAATAAGAAGCATTACAGATTATATGTAATCCACAAAGTTCCCCAGGTCAGAGTACTGGATTTTCAAAAAGTGAAACTCAAA GAGCGAcaggaggcagagaaaatgTTCAAGGGCAAACGGGGTGCACAGCTTGCAAAGGATATTGCCAGGAGAACAAAAAC ctTCAATCCAGGTGCTGGTTTGCCAACTGACAAAAAGAAAGCTGGGCCCTCCCCAGGGGACGTCGAGGCAATTAAG aCCGCTATTGCCAATGCCACGACTCTGGCTGAAGTGGAGCGACTGAAAGGCTTGTTACAGGCTGGGCAGATTCCcggcagagaaagaaaatcag GCCCCTCGGAGGATGctgaggaagaaatggaagaagatCCGGTGCCCAACGGCTCCTGA
- the SELENOS gene encoding selenoprotein S isoform X1, with protein sequence MDLGAGGAGPGPGQAALGRGGLEVLQHTVGSLLASYGWYILLAAVAIYLLMQKVSQSLAARSSGRAGAADAALEPEVVVRRQEALAAARLRMQEELNAQAERYKEKQRQLEEEKRRQKIAMWESMQEGKSYKGNLKLNQHEVESGASTSSAVPKSKPNKKPLRGGGYNPLSGEGGGTCSWRPGRRGPSAGG encoded by the exons atGGACTtgggggccggcggggccgggccgggtcCCGGGCAGGCGGCGCTGGGCCGGGGCGGGCTGGAGGTTCTGCAGCACAcgg TGGGCTCCCTGCTGGCCAGCTATGGCTGGTACATCCTCTTGGCCGCCGTCGCCATCTACCTCCTCATGCAGAAGGTGTCCCAGAGCCTGGCGGCCCGGTCGAGCGGCCGGGCGGGAGCAGCTGACGCAGCTCTGG AACCTGAAGTGGTGGTAAGAAGGCAGGAAGCTTTGGCAGCAGCTCGCCTCAGGATGCAAGAGGAGTTGAATGCACAAGCAgaaagatacaaagaaaaacaaagacag cttgaagaagaaaagagaaggcagaaaatagCCATGTGGGAAAGTatgcaagaaggaaaaagctaTAAAGGAAACCTGAAACTGAATCAG CATGAAGTAGAATCCGGTGCCTCCACCTCATCAGCAGTCcccaaatccaaaccaaacaaaaagcccttGCGAGGAGGTG GCTATAACCCGCTGTCTGGAGAAGGAGGCGGCACTTGTTCCTGGAGACCAGGCCGCAGAGGCCCATCGGCAGGTGGATGA